One region of Oceanipulchritudo coccoides genomic DNA includes:
- a CDS encoding RNA polymerase sigma factor, whose product MKHEPQNPDSEWMHSIVEAHAADLTRYAASILFDTDAAKDVVQDVFLRLWKEPRERIADHVRPWLFRACRNRALDIRRKGGRMKPLDESHTAQAVAEGPGPAAMAEQNDRHHQLLHLIRHLPDNQQEVVRLKFQNGMSYKEIATVTELSVTNVGFLLHTAIQTLRARVGAIGE is encoded by the coding sequence ATGAAACATGAACCACAAAACCCTGATTCCGAGTGGATGCACTCAATTGTCGAGGCGCATGCTGCCGATCTCACACGCTATGCAGCGTCCATCCTTTTTGACACCGATGCGGCGAAGGACGTCGTGCAGGACGTCTTTCTCCGTCTATGGAAGGAACCGCGGGAACGTATCGCAGATCACGTCCGGCCGTGGCTCTTCCGTGCTTGCCGGAACCGTGCCCTGGATATCCGGCGGAAGGGAGGGCGTATGAAACCGCTCGACGAATCCCACACCGCCCAGGCCGTGGCTGAAGGTCCCGGGCCGGCTGCGATGGCCGAACAGAATGACCGTCATCATCAGCTCCTGCATTTGATACGTCATCTCCCGGACAACCAACAGGAAGTGGTCCGGCTCAAGTTCCAGAATGGAATGAGCTACAAGGAAATCGCCACTGTCACCGAGCTGTCGGTGACCAATGTCGGTTTCCTTCTGCATACCGCAATCCAGACCCTTCGCGCCCGTGTCGGCGCCATTGGGGAATAA